The Vibrio quintilis DNA window CGCTTTGGTGAACACGGCATTCTGCCGTTTGACGGCTTCCCCGGCGTTGCCCGGGTAAGGAAAAGCTGATGCTCAAACAGGACATTATTGAGGCGATACAGCAACACGCGCTGGCCTGTTATCCCGAAGAGAGCTGTGGCTTTATTTTCCCGGACCGTTATGCGCCTCAGCGGAATGTGTCTCCCACACCGGCGCAGCACTTCAGGATCAGCCGCCAGGCGATGACGGAAGCAAGGGCTGAACACATTGTGGCGATTGCGCACTCGCACCCGGACGGCAATCACTTCCCGTCGCTGATGGATATGCAGGGCCAAATCTCGACCGGAGTGCCCTGGTATATCTGCAATATTGATCAAGGCAGGGTGACGGATTTTTTTGGCTGGGGAAAGCCGGGAATGACACCGCTGACCGGCCGGCCTTTCCGGCATGGCGTCACCGATTGTTATGCCATCATCCGCGATTATTTTTTTCGACACCGCCGGGTGACGCTGAATGATTATCCCCGCAGCTGGGAATGGTGGAAATCCGGGGAAGATCTGTATGAGAAGTATTTCCGGCAGGAAGGATTTTCAGTGATTGAATCGTCTGAAGTTGAAGCCGGGGATGTCTTTCTTGCTGCGATCGCCTCCAGACAGATCAATCATGGCGGAGTTTATACCGGTAACGGACTCATTCTGCATCAGCTTGGTAACCAGCATGGTTACGCGCCTGATCGTCTGAGTTGTCGTACACCGGTGACTCCTTGGTTAAAACATATCAAATACTGGATTCGTTACGATGGTTGAAATTCATCTCCATGGAGAATTAGCAAAGCTTGAGTGTCCGGAAGCAATTGATGTGCAGAGTCCCTATGAAGCAATTCAGTTTCTCTGCGAAGTTGTACCCGGATTCAGGCAGTGCTACTTCTCCGGTCAATATACGATTGAAAATGATCAGGGTTCGTTCGTGACAGAAGATAACTTACATCTGCAAGGGTGTCAGTCGTTGCATTTCTATCCGGCAGCGGCGGGCGCTGTGACGGGGGCGCTGGTTGGGGCCGGTCTGCTGATGGGCGGGATGCTGGCTGTTAA harbors:
- a CDS encoding tail assembly protein, with the translated sequence MVEIHLHGELAKLECPEAIDVQSPYEAIQFLCEVVPGFRQCYFSGQYTIENDQGSFVTEDNLHLQGCQSLHFYPAAAGAVTGALVGAGLLMGGMLAVKYMDLKLSGYEERESVDSRNSYLFNGAKNTVEQGVARPLLYGKMEVGGHIISTGLTTEQII
- a CDS encoding C40 family peptidase, whose product is MLKQDIIEAIQQHALACYPEESCGFIFPDRYAPQRNVSPTPAQHFRISRQAMTEARAEHIVAIAHSHPDGNHFPSLMDMQGQISTGVPWYICNIDQGRVTDFFGWGKPGMTPLTGRPFRHGVTDCYAIIRDYFFRHRRVTLNDYPRSWEWWKSGEDLYEKYFRQEGFSVIESSEVEAGDVFLAAIASRQINHGGVYTGNGLILHQLGNQHGYAPDRLSCRTPVTPWLKHIKYWIRYDG